In Pedobacter sp. SL55, the following proteins share a genomic window:
- a CDS encoding PorP/SprF family type IX secretion system membrane protein: MSRGYLKYLIISIFLSVQIITVKSQDIIYSQFYNAPGYLNPALSGEFEGDIRFNMIYRSQWTKIQGALESYTFSVDYQLPVFGGGIGLIANKSTEGTAYLAKLNLAAILSYNVELNDYSRLSFGLQAGIINRRIDENKLLFADQIDDRGIITGGASSASIFTNNNRSFFDGGAGINLVAGNFMLGTSAQHINQPNESFTGQVAKLPMRYGFHTSYLISLDRYGEDLPAIIPSLVVYRQDKINSVSAGFQYKTNAINLGFWYRGDGKQHDAIVLSVILDLFKKGDKTSKFRLGVSHDATTSKLNYTSTGGTTEGALVFETEIPGRAEARYLRDRSNNFNRCYKFY, from the coding sequence ATGAGTAGGGGCTATCTAAAATATTTAATCATAAGCATATTTTTAAGTGTGCAAATCATCACTGTAAAGTCGCAGGATATTATTTATTCGCAATTTTATAATGCGCCAGGTTACCTAAATCCAGCGTTAAGTGGCGAGTTTGAAGGCGATATCCGTTTCAATATGATTTATCGTTCGCAGTGGACCAAAATACAGGGTGCGCTAGAAAGTTATACCTTTTCTGTAGATTATCAATTACCTGTTTTTGGTGGCGGTATTGGCCTGATCGCCAATAAATCAACAGAGGGTACAGCTTATCTTGCCAAGCTAAATTTGGCCGCTATACTGTCTTATAATGTAGAACTTAACGATTATAGCAGACTTTCTTTCGGGTTACAGGCAGGTATCATCAATCGTCGTATTGATGAAAATAAATTGCTCTTCGCAGATCAAATAGACGATAGGGGGATCATCACAGGTGGAGCCTCCTCAGCTTCCATTTTTACCAATAATAACCGCAGTTTTTTTGATGGTGGCGCTGGTATTAATCTTGTGGCAGGTAATTTTATGCTAGGTACATCTGCACAGCACATCAATCAACCTAATGAATCGTTTACCGGACAGGTCGCTAAATTACCCATGAGATATGGTTTCCATACCAGCTATTTAATTAGTTTAGATCGCTACGGAGAAGATCTGCCAGCTATCATACCCTCTTTAGTGGTTTACAGGCAGGATAAGATCAATTCCGTTAGCGCTGGGTTTCAATATAAAACCAATGCCATCAATTTAGGGTTTTGGTACAGGGGAGATGGTAAGCAGCATGATGCTATCGTACTTTCTGTAATCTTAGATCTATTTAAAAAAGGAGATAAGACCAGTAAATTTAGGTTAGGTGTTAGCCATGATGCTACTACATCAAAATTGAATTATACCAGCACTGGCGGAACAACTGAGGGCGCCTTGGTTTTTGAAACTGAAATACCGGGAAGGGCAGAGGCTAGATATCTTCGAGATCGTAGTAATAATTTTAATCGTTGTTATAAGTTTTATTAA
- a CDS encoding carboxypeptidase-like regulatory domain-containing protein yields MKNSFPVDIPKPCGQSWEQMAQTANGKFCSHCSTEVIDFTQMTTAQLQLYFKNTTQPICGRIDTFQLHWLNHPPALHTPQIGFSFKIAMASVMALLVSTKANAQQMAAKAQTTTHLSSTIAKINTQVKDIATEGSFLLKGTVKSLEDGLALEGANIKVIGLNQATITNSDGIFKLFVKGLAQQEVTLLITYLGHSSQQVKVKLTQEPEDLTISLASDSIILGKVSVTAPVVEIRHVITGGIIAVKTEELKRPSFFKRMLDHVGGWFK; encoded by the coding sequence ATGAAGAATAGCTTTCCCGTAGATATTCCAAAACCTTGTGGGCAATCTTGGGAACAAATGGCCCAAACCGCCAATGGTAAATTCTGTAGCCATTGCAGCACCGAAGTAATAGATTTTACGCAAATGACTACCGCCCAGCTGCAGCTTTATTTTAAAAATACCACACAGCCTATCTGTGGACGCATCGATACCTTTCAACTGCATTGGTTAAACCATCCACCAGCGTTGCACACTCCTCAAATTGGATTTAGCTTTAAAATAGCGATGGCATCGGTAATGGCCTTGTTGGTAAGCACCAAAGCAAATGCCCAGCAAATGGCAGCGAAAGCTCAAACTACTACTCATTTGAGCAGTACTATAGCTAAAATCAATACTCAAGTTAAGGACATCGCAACTGAGGGCAGCTTTCTCCTAAAAGGCACAGTGAAATCATTGGAAGATGGTCTTGCGCTTGAAGGAGCAAACATTAAGGTAATCGGTTTAAACCAAGCTACCATTACCAATAGTGACGGCATATTTAAACTTTTTGTAAAGGGCTTAGCACAACAAGAGGTAACTTTATTAATTACTTATTTGGGACATTCGAGCCAACAAGTTAAAGTGAAGCTAACACAAGAACCCGAAGATCTAACGATAAGTTTAGCTTCCGACAGTATCATTCTAGGAAAAGTATCGGTCACTGCACCCGTAGTTGAGATCCGACATGTCATCACTGGTGGTATCATTGCCGTTAAAACAGAGGAGCTAAAAAGACCATCCTTCTTCAAGCGCATGTTGGATCATGTAGGCGGGTGGTTTAAATAG